A single genomic interval of Gossypium raimondii isolate GPD5lz chromosome 11, ASM2569854v1, whole genome shotgun sequence harbors:
- the LOC105761534 gene encoding uncharacterized protein LOC105761534, with translation MVVKMESSLIFMILSMLLIISEARKVDNLNDRKILTLGSSNPLRDHSIIKNVIMKRETPGGSNYPLHNSNPPHAPSGFNVIVKRETPGGPNPLHDSNPLQAPSGFNVIVKRETPGGPNPLHHSNPPLAPSGFNVIVKRETPGGPNPLHHSNPPLAPSGFNVIVKRETPGGPNPIHNHNPPQAPSGFNVIVKRETPGGPNPLHDSNPLQAPSGFNVIVKRDTPGGPNPLHHSNPPLAPSGFNVIVKRETPGGPNPLHHSNPPLAPSGFNVIVKRETPGGPNPIHNHNPPQAPSGFNVIVKRETPGGPNPLHDSNPLQAPSGFNVIVKRETPGGPNPLHHSNPPLAPSGFNVIVKRETPGGPNPIHNHNPPQAPSGFNVIVKRETPGGPNPIHNHNPPQAPSGFTVIVKRETPRGPNPLHNSNPPQTPSGFNVIVKRETPGGPNPLHNSNPLLAPPPGI, from the coding sequence ATGGTTGTTAAAATGGAGTCGTCgttgattttcatgattttgtctATGTTACTCATAATTTCTGAAGCACGAAAAGTTGATAATCTAAATGATCGAAAGATTTTAACACTCGGAAGCTCCAATCCTCTTCGTGATCATTCTATCATTAAAAATGTCATCATGAAGAGAGAAACTCCGGGAGGATCAAATTATCCTCTTCACAATTCTAATCCTCCGCATGCACCTAGTGGTTTTAATGTCATTGTGAAGAGAGAAACTCCAGGAGGACCAAATCCTCTTCACGATTCTAATCCTCTGCAGGCACCTAGTGGTTTTAATGTCATTGTGAAGAGAGAAACTCCGGGAGGACCAAATCCTCTTCACCATTCTAATCCTCCGCTGGCACCTAGTGGTTTTAATGTCATTGTGAAGAGAGAAACTCCGGGAGGACCAAATCCTCTCCACCATTCTAATCCTCCGCTGGCACCTAGTGGTTTTAATGTCATTGTGAAGAGAGAAACTCCGGGAGGGCCAAATCCTATTCACAACCATAATCCTCCACAGGCACCTAGTGGTTTTAATGTCATTGTGAAGAGAGAAACTCCAGGAGGACCAAATCCTCTTCACGATTCTAATCCTCTGCAGGCACCTAGTGGTTTTAATGTCATTGTGAAGAGAGATACTCCGGGAGGACCAAATCCTCTTCACCATTCTAATCCTCCGCTGGCACCTAGTGGTTTTAATGTCATTGTGAAGAGAGAAACTCCGGGAGGACCAAATCCTCTCCACCATTCTAATCCTCCGCTGGCACCTAGTGGTTTTAATGTCATTGTGAAGAGAGAAACTCCAGGAGGACCAAATCCTATTCACAACCATAATCCTCCACAGGCACCTAGTGGTTTTAATGTCATTGTGAAGAGAGAAACTCCAGGAGGACCAAATCCTCTTCACGATTCTAATCCTCTGCAGGCACCTAGTGGTTTTAATGTCATTGTGAAGAGAGAAACTCCGGGAGGACCAAATCCTCTTCACCATTCTAATCCTCCGCTGGCACCTAGTGGTTTTAATGTCATTGTGAAGAGAGAAACTCCGGGAGGACCAAATCCTATTCACAACCATAATCCTCCACAGGCACCTAGTGGTTTTAATGTCATTGTGAAGAGAGAAACTCCGGGAGGACCAAATCCTATTCACAACCATAATCCTCCACAGGCACCTAGTGGTTTTACTGTCATTGTGAAGAGAGAAACTCCAAGAGGACCAAATCCTCTTCATAATTCTAATCCTCCGCAGACACCTAGTGGTTTTAATGTCATTGTGAAGCGGGAAACTCCGGGAGGACCAAATCCTCTTCACAACTCTAATCCTCTGCTAGCTCCGCCTCCGGGCATATGA
- the LOC105761536 gene encoding uncharacterized protein LOC105761536 codes for MGQAFRKLFDTFFGNSEMRVVMLGLDAAGKTTILYKLHIGEVLSTVPTIGFNVEKVQYKNVMFTVWDVGGQEKLRPLWRHYFNNTDGLIYVVDSLDRERIGKAKNEFQTIINDPFMLNSVILVFANKQDMKGAMTPMEVCEGLGLFDLKNRKWHIQGTCALRGDGLYEGLDWLASTLKAMRAAGYSSIGSSSFS; via the exons GTCGTGATGCTTGGCCTTGATGCAGCTGGAAAAACAACTATATTGTACAAGTTGCACATTGGAGAAGTTTTATCTACTGTCCCCACTATTG GATTCAATGTGGAGAAAGTTCAATATAAGAATGTGATGTTTACAGTTTGGGATGTTGGTGGACAAGAGAAACTAAGGCCACTCTGGAGGCACTACTTTAATAACACAGATGGATTG ATCTACGTTGTTGATTCCTTGGACCGAGAGAGGATTGGGAAAGCTAAAAATGAATTTCAG ACTATTATCAATGATCCATTTATGCTCAACAGTGTCATCTTGGTGTTCGCCAACAAACAGGACATG AAAGGAGCAATGACTCCAATGGAAGTATGTGAAGGATTAGGCCTTTTTGATCTGAAGAACCGAAAATGGCACATACAAGGTACTTGTGCACTTAGAGGTGATGGTCTCTATGAAGGCTTGGACTGGTTAGCCAGTACGCTCAAGGCAATGAGAGCTGCTGGATATTCATCGATAGGTTCATCATCATTCTCATAA